The DNA region GCCAGCATCCTCCCAGCGCCGGGACTCGGAATCCGCCGGAAACAGGCAGTGCCAACCAGATAGGCCCAAGCGCTCCACCTCCTGTTGGATACAGGCAAACATCCGGAGGTAAAGTTGCTCCGCAGATTGTCCCGGTGCCACCAATAAGCGCGCACCATAACAGGGCGTAAAAGGAATGGCAGAAATCAGTTTGGGGTAGTACTCATGGCCATAGCGGTGATAGGCATCGGCCCAGGCCCAGTCGAAGACATATTCACCGTAAGAGTGGCTCTTGATGTATCCGGGCAGGGCCGCAACAAGTTTGCCATCCTCTTCCATTAGCAAATGGTGCGGCTGCCAACCATTTTTCGCGCTGCAACTGCCACTCAGCTCCAGTGCCGCCAGGAAGCGGTGCCGAATAAACGGATAGGAGGCAGGGCAGAGGTTATCCCACTGCATGGCAGATACCTGGTTGATCGACGAGATAAAACGATGGGGCATTGGTGTCCTCGGAATATTCCCCTGGCCAAATCGCGGGGGACCAGACAAAAACAGGGGCGATAAGTCTGTGTAAAGTTAGGCAACAGATTTTCGAACGCGCTAGTCATTGTCAATCCATCTACAGTAGAATCCCGCCACCTTGGTTACTTCTGGTCATTGAATGACAGCTTCTGAACCTGACCCTGAACACATACCCCAGCGTCACACAACTCCCAGCCTATCCACCCTCTTGCAGGATTTCGCCTCCAGTTTCAGCGCCGAGCGGGTACGTGTACGCGATATCACCGAATCACTGGGGCCACGCTCTTTCGGTTTTATCCTGCTGATTTTTGCCCTACCCAATTCCCTTCCCATCATCGGTATCCCCGGTGTATCCGCCATTACCGGTTTGCCTATGCTGTTTGTTGCAGTGCAGATGGCCCTTAAACATGATCGTGTCTATTTGCCGCGCTGGATTGCCGACAGCTCCATGTCGACGGCCGACTTCCAGTCCCTGGTGAACAAGGTAGCTCCCTGGCTAAAGCGCATCGAAAAGCTGATGAAGCCACGTATCCCACTGTTGACCCAAGGCAATGCCGAGCGGGTTTTAGGCGCCCTGTGCGCACTCCAGGCATTCCTGCTGGCCCTGCCCATTCCCTTTGGCAACCTCCTGCCGGCACTCAGCATCCTGTTTATCGCCCTTGGGCTTATCGAGAACGACGGTGTTTGTGTCCTCGGAGGGATTGCACTCGGAGTCGCCAGTTGGGCACTCCTGGGCGGACTGGCCTGGGTCATCATGCAAACCCTATTTACCGTCGTCGAACGACTATTTTGATAACAAGAGGAATCAATCGTGGAATGGATCGCTGATCCCGGCGCCTGGCTGGGTCTGCTGACCCTGGTGGTACTGGAAATAGTACTGGGGATCGATAATCTTATCTTTATTGCCATCCTGGCCAACAAGCTCCCGCCGCACCAGCGCGACAAAGCCCGCGTCCTGGGGTTGGGCCTGGCACTGGGTATGCGTCTGCTGCTGTTATTAGGCATTTCCTGGATGGTCACCCTCACTGAACCCCTGTTCAGTGTTTTTGGCCATAGCCTGTCCGGGCGCGACCTTATCCTGCTCTTCGGCGGCATCTTCCTGTTGTTCAAGGCCACCCTGGAAGTTCACGAACGGGTAGAAGGCAAGATCCATGCACCGCGCCAAACCAAGGTACACGCCGCATTCTGGGGGGTAGTGGCCCAGATCATTGTGCTCGACGCCGTTTTCTCCCTGGATGCGGTAATCACCGCTGTCGGCATGGTGGAACATGTTGAAGTCATGATGATCGCCGTCGTTATTGCCATGCTGGTGATGATCATCGCGAGCAAGGCGCTCACCGATTTCGTCAATCGCCACCCCACGGTGGTCATGCTCTGCCTTGGCTTCCTGTTGATGATCGGCTTTAGCCTGGTGGCAGAAGGCGCCGGCTTCCAGATTCCCAAGGGCTACCTCTACGGTGCTATTGCGTTCTCAATACTGATCGAAGTTTTCAATCAACTGGCGCGCTCCAACCGCACGCGCAACCTGATTGGCGAGCGCCCGCTGCGCGATCGCACGGCCGAAGCAGTGCTCAAATTACTGGGGGGACGCAGCAACGCCGATGAAGTAGGCGATGATATTGCAGCCATGGCCACCCCCAAGGACGAGGAAGTCGCGTTTGACCAAAATGAACGCACCATGATTCGCAGCGTATTACAGCTCTCCGACCGCCCGATACAGTCGCTAATGACACCGCGTCCCGACATCGTGTGGGTAGATGCCAAGGCAACACCGGCAGAGCTGCTTGATATCCTGAAAAAGACACCGCAAACCCGCCTGCTGGTAGCCCGCGAAGAGCTGGACGACCTGATTGGCGTGGTGCAAAGCCGCGACCTGCTTACCGCCGCACTGGACAACCAGACCCTGGACCTGGGCAAGCTGGCGCTGCCACCCCTGGCAGTCCCGGAGGGTACCAGTGCCCTCAAGGTGCTGGAAATGTTGCGCCAGGAAACCCTGCCCATGGCAATCGTCATCGACGAATACGGCAGCATCAAGGGCCTGGTCACAACCGGAGACCTGCTTGCCGCTATCGCCGGGGAACTCGCCGATACCTACGATGAACCCCTGGCGGTACCTATTGAAGATGGCTGGCTGCTCGATGGCAGTATTGCCCTGGAAAAACTGGAAGAGCTACTGCGCATCCAGCTGGATCGGGGCGATGGCGAATACTTCACCCTCGCCGGATTAATCCTGGAGCAGTTGCAGCACATTCCCAAGATAGGCGAAGAACTGAGCCTGGCCGGTTATCGCTTCCGTATCGCCAGCATGGAAGGGCGCCGCATCCACCAGGTGCTGGCCAAACCCCTGGCCGATGCCGATGAGGAACTGCCCCAACAAACCTTGTTTTAGGGTTATTTTCCACGCCAACGCGAACCCGGTCACGGGCGTTAATACGCCCTTGGTGAATAATGGCGCGCACCGGAAAACCGGTCGCGTGCGCCCTGTCACAACCTGTCTATACCGGGCCAGAACCCTCAGATTTATTGGGGTTGAGTTCAGAAAAACCCACCTAGACTCGCTCCAGCCTACAACAATCCACAGCGCCCAATGCACACGGCAGGGGCGCCATTTCAAGACCAAGGAGTCCACCATGAAAACCAATCCCTTGCGCAACCTGATAGCTATCGGCCTACTAAGCAGCGGCGCCCTGATCAGTACCCAGGTATTGGCCAGCGACCGTATCAGTTACAACTATGTGGGTTTGCAGTTCCTGAATCAGGACCTCGATGACAGCAACTGCGACCAGGACGGCCTCAATGCCTATGGCAGCATGGCACTCAACAGCGACTTCTTTGTCCAGGGCTCACTCGCAGACCTGAGTGGCAGCGGTTGCGGTTCTACCAACCTGAGCGTTGGCCTGGGTTACCGCACCCTGTTTGGCGCTGACTCCAGCCTCTACGGCTCACTGAGTTTCGAACGTATTGATCCGGATCATTTTGATGACGATACCGGTATGGTATTGGCTGTCGGTATTCGCGGTTTTATTACCCCGGAAGTTGAAGGTCGTATCGAGCTGGCCCACCATACTGTCTACGACGGCGATACCCAACTGAATGCCGGTGCGGCCTATTGGTTCAACGCCCAGTTTGCAGCCACGGGGGACGTTACCCTGGGCTCGGAAACCACAGGTATCGGTATCGGCCTGCGCATGAATTTCTAATGCATTGAGACCCGCAAGGATGCGGAAACCACTCCTCCCCGCTTGTGTTTCCCCGCTTCGCCAGCAACACTGCACACCAACCCAGATCAACCGAGGGACTGATGTTGAATTCACCATCTCATCAAACACAAGACCACGGCAGTAAAAGCCAAGCCCAGGCGCGCGCCGACCAGATACGGGCATTTCGCGCCGAGAGCGATTTGCTGGCCCAGGCCGGGCTCCTGTCCCTGACAGAGGAAAACCGCCAACACATCAATACTTACCATCAACAGGTACTCGACGATTTGCGCCGACACCAGGACGTGGACCTGTCCGAAGGCGCGAGGCACCTTTCACTTGGGATGCAAATCGTCTCCTTCCTGGGCGCCAGCGCACTGGCGACCAGCTTGTTTTTTCTTTTCTATCAATACTGGGGCTATTTTTCGACCACACAGCAGGTCGTCCTGCTGACACTCGCACCCCTGCTCAGTTTTGGCTTGGCCCTGGCGACTCGGCGTTTCGACACCAGCGGTTACTACGCAAAACTCATTGGCCTGATTTCCTTTGCCGCGCTGGTACTGCAAATCAATATGCTGGGCAGTATTTTTAACATGGCCCCCAGCCCCAATGCCTTTGCGCTGTTTGCAATATATGGTTTTCTGCTGGCGTATCTACTACAGGTACGCTTGTTACTCGCGGCCGCTATGGCGAGTACCTTTGCGTTTATTGGCGCCCACCTGGGCACCTGGATGGGCGGCTACTGGATTTATTTCGGTGAAAAACCAGAGCACTTTTTCCTGCCTGCGCTCTTGTTGTTTGCAGTGCCCCTGGTATTTACACAACATCGCTACCACGGCTTTGCCAGCATTTACCAGATACTCTCCAGCATCGCTTTTTTTATTGCCGTTTTAATTCTCGCCAACTGGGGAGGTGCCAGCTATTTGCCGTGGGAGCGCAAGCCAATTGAAGGCTTTTACCAGGTTATCGGCTTCGGGTTTGCAGCACTGCTAATCCTCTACGGGTTACGTGCGGGGCGACCTTACTTGATGCTCACCGGCAATGTATTTTTCGCGCTGTTCCTCTTCACCAAATTTTTCGATTGGTGGTGGGACTGGCTCCCCAAATATCTCTTCTTTCTGCTGATTGGACTGACCGCCATCCTGGCGATGATGGTGTTTAACCGGTTGCGCAAGTTACAACAGGGAGGTCATCTATCATGAAGAAACTGACCATCATCAGCATTGGATTTTTATTAACGACCAACATCCTGCTGCTGGGTAAAGTCTGGTACAACCGCTGGGAGCCTCATTACGGAGCACTCACCCTGAGCGAAAGGGAACTGCGGCTACCCAGCGGGTACCGCTTCAACAAGGAGAATAGTGGTATCAGCCTGGATCTCACCTGGAACACCAAAGACGATGACACGCCCAACAGGCTATGGGGATACAATCGGGAGTTAACCTTATCGGACGAACACTTTTCCAGTTTTGGCTTTGCCGCTTGCAACAATCAATACAGGGAAAGGGCACAACCGGGCTGGATCCTCGTAGAGTTCAATGGCCCTGCATACCGCAACTACCTGGCCTCGATGACTGCCAGACGCGACCAGCATATTGCCGCTGAACCTACCGATGAAACACTACAAAAAACCTGGCAACAGGAAAAAGATACCCTGGACAAGCGCGTCAGGCAGGTAGCGCAGGAGGAATCGCGTCTTTTTGTGATTGATGCCGCCGCAAATTCCGCTGTATTGATAAAAAACCAGGTCAGTTTGCAGGCGAAAAATACGCAGACCCAATACCTTACCCTGCCCGCAAAAATCAGAAGCAGTTACCGCCGTTGCCTGGACAACAACGCCAAGCCGACCAGCATACAAATCGATAGCCTGTTGATCGCCCGGATCCATGTTCCCAATCGCCTTGCCAGGCAACTACCCAACACCAGCAACAATAATTCAGTTCGCTATCAAGCGACCTTGCGCTATGGCCGCCTGCTTGAACCCTGGGTTCGGGAGTTGCAAATACTACCCCCGTAGTTGCCGGGATAGCTAAAAAACTATTGCGGGATGGGCTGGTGATCACGCGACAAATAGGCACCGCCAGTGTTGAGTTTGACTTGTCGCCAAATGGGAAGGTCTTCTGAGGCCCAGTAATGGGTAACCAGCGTGCGTCGGGTTCTGTTGTGATCTGCTATCGCCGAGCCGCCGTGATATAGCTGTCCGTGCCATATAAACACATCCCCAATATCACCGACAAAAATGTCCGGCGTTAATCCTCTCTCCGCCAATTGCGCCTGAATGTAACGACGGGCATCGGGCAGTTCATCATTAACTGCCGCCAGTCCTCCATGGGAAAAACGGTAAGGGGGAATGAGGTGGCTTCCGGGGTAGTAGCTCAAGGGGCCGGCTTCCAGCGTTTGTTTCTCCAAACAGATACTGCTGACAACCATCCGCCCCTCAACCGGGGGAGGCATGTAATAGGTATCAAAGTGATGTGGTTGCTGGCTGCCCTTGGTAAAGGATAAGGAGTTTACGACCACCGGCACTGCGCCCAACACATCGTTCAGCACTGCCACCAGGCGATGGTGCAAATTCAAGGATCGACAGTTGTCAGACACGAGGTACAGATCGTTAATCTTATGGGTGTGATCAATAGCTTCCTGGGGCGCATCGCGCAATTTGATTCGCTTACCGGTCAATGGGCCATCCAGGACATCAATCACAACTTCACCGGCGGCCTGGGCGCGCTCCTGTATCAGTTGCGCCACCTCATCTTCAAAGACATTAATATCCTGTGGTGTAAAAAAACCTTTGAGCACTAAAAAACCATTGCGCGACCAACTGTCCATTTGCTCATCACTGAGTAACTGCCTAGCACTGGAGCCAGCCTTAAACCAACGTTGTAATTTATTCCACATAATTAATCCATTCAGCCATTGGCCGCTTCTAATTCTTCACTGATTAATAACCAATTTTCTTCGGTTTCTTGCAGCTGTGCAGTGAGCTGTGATTGCTCAGCCAGCAACTCCTGCAGCGTTGCCTTGTTTTTATCATCATAGATCGAGGTATCCCCCAACAGGGACTCTATATCACCCAGTCGTTTTTGTAATTTCTCTAATTGAGCTTCGAGATTTTTCAATTTATTGGCCAGGGGTTTTAATTGTGCCCGCTGGGCGGCCGATTGCTGGCGTTGGGCTTTTTTATCCAGCCTGGGCTCAGTAGTCGGTTTTTCGGCTTCAGGCACATTGGCCCGCTGTTGGCCCAACCAGCGATAATAGTCTTCAAGGTCGCCATCAAATTCTTCAACCCTGCCATCGGCTACCAGCCAGAACTCATCGACTGTATTGCGCAGCAAATGGCGGTCGTGCGATACCACAATCACCGCGCCTTCAAAATCCTGCAACGCCATGGTTAATGCCTGGCGCATTTCCAGGTCCAGGTGGTTGGTAGGCTCGTCAAGCAAGAGCACATTGGGTTTTTCCCAGGCGATCAATGCCAGTGCCAGGCGCGCTTTTTCGCCGCCGGAAAAATGGGTAATCGGCTCAAAGGCGCGCTCACCATGAAAATCAAAGCTGCCGAGGAAATCGCGAATCTCCTGCTCACGCGCTTTGGGTGCAATGCGCTGGAGATGGAGTGCTGGCGATGCATTGAGATCCAGCGCTTCGAGTTGATGCTGGGCAAAATAACCGAGCTTAAAATGCTCGCCATTGGTGCGGTCACCGGCGAGCAGCGGCAGGGAACCTGCCAGGGTTTTAATCAGGCTGGACTTACCCGCGCCATTGGGGCCGAGTAAGCCAATACGGGTTTCAGGGATAATACTCAGCTCTACCCTGTGCAGGACAGTTGTATCGCCATAACCGATTTCACCGCGTGCTATGTGCACCAGCGGTATCGACATTTTATCCGCACAATCAAAGGTGAAACTAAAGGGAGAATCCACGTGGGCCGGAGCGATTTTTTCCATGCGCTCCAGTTCCTTGATTCGGCTTTGCGCCTGGCGCGCCTTACTCGCCTTGGCGCGGAAGCGGCGGATAAAATCTTCGATATGCGCAATGCGCTCCTGCTGCTTCTCGAAATTCACCTGCTGCTGGGCCAGCTTTTCAGCGCGCTGGCGCTCGAAGGCAGAGTAGTTACCGGCATAGGCATCGAGTTTTTGCCTTTCGATGCAGACAATCCGGTCAACAATATTGTCGAGAAAATCGCGGTCGTGCGAAATGATGACCAGGGTGCCCGGATAGCGCTTGAGCCAATCTTCCAGCCAGAGTGTGGCATCCAGGTCCAGGTGGTTGGTGGGCTCGTCGAGCAGCAGCAAATCCGATGGACACATCAGTGCCTGCGCCAAATTCAGGCGAATGCGCCAACCGCCGGAGAAATCGCTCACCGGACGCTGGTCGTCGCCCGGGGCAAAGCCCAAACCATTAAGCAGCTGCTGCGCACGGGCCGGCGCTGTATAGGCATGGATATTTTCCATCTCGCTGTAGAGATGGGCCAGTTGCTCACCGGGATCAGGCAGTGCACCGAGTCGGGCAATTTCCGCTTCCAGGCGACGCAATTCGCTGTCACCATCAAGCACGTAATCCAGCGCCGAGCGACTGGTGTGGCCGACTTCCTGCGCCATGTGCGCACGGCGCCAGTTGCGCGGGATATCGACGCTGCCGCTATCGCTCTGCAGCTCGCCCAGCAATAACTGGAACAGGGTGGATTTGCCACTGCCATTAGCGCCGATCAAACCGACTTTCTGGCCCGGATAAATAGTGAGGTCAGCATTTTCCAACAGGAATTTGCTGCCGCGCTGAATAGAGATAGTTTGCAATTGAATCATGGGGGCGCATTCTAGCAGTTTGTACGCCCTCTACGACGAGGAGATTCTTGTGTTTGATACCGGTTCACTGTGGGACTTTTCCCTTATCCAGTACGCCAAACCCGGTGTGGCAGACGCCTGCCTGACGTTGCAGGACAAGTATGGGGCCGACGTCAACCTGCTGCTGTGGTCCTTGTGGATGGCACAGCGGGGTATCCTTCTGGATCAAGCCCGATTGGACCTGGCCCGAAAGCACATCCAACCGTGGCATGCGCAGACAGTCTTGCCGTTGCGCCAACTGCGGCGTGCGCTGAAAGCCCAATATGGCACTGCGGATAAACGCATTGAAGCCGTGCGCGCGAAGATTAAAGCGGCTGAACTGGCCGCCGAACAGCAAGTGCAGTATTCACTCGAACAACTGTGCAACACCTGGCCACCGGCCAATGGAACGACCCCGGCCACTAACCTGGCAATTTACTTTGAGGATGTGGGAATCGCAGAAAAGGACTGGCCAGAATGGTATCGACAACTCGCCCTTCAGGATGAGTAGCCTGGAAAAAACAAAACCCCGCTCAGCGGGGTTGGCAAGGGG from Cellvibrio japonicus Ueda107 includes:
- a CDS encoding DUF4824 family protein codes for the protein MKKLTIISIGFLLTTNILLLGKVWYNRWEPHYGALTLSERELRLPSGYRFNKENSGISLDLTWNTKDDDTPNRLWGYNRELTLSDEHFSSFGFAACNNQYRERAQPGWILVEFNGPAYRNYLASMTARRDQHIAAEPTDETLQKTWQQEKDTLDKRVRQVAQEESRLFVIDAAANSAVLIKNQVSLQAKNTQTQYLTLPAKIRSSYRRCLDNNAKPTSIQIDSLLIARIHVPNRLARQLPNTSNNNSVRYQATLRYGRLLEPWVRELQILPP
- a CDS encoding outer membrane beta-barrel protein, whose product is MKTNPLRNLIAIGLLSSGALISTQVLASDRISYNYVGLQFLNQDLDDSNCDQDGLNAYGSMALNSDFFVQGSLADLSGSGCGSTNLSVGLGYRTLFGADSSLYGSLSFERIDPDHFDDDTGMVLAVGIRGFITPEVEGRIELAHHTVYDGDTQLNAGAAYWFNAQFAATGDVTLGSETTGIGIGLRMNF
- a CDS encoding exopolysaccharide biosynthesis protein, translated to MTASEPDPEHIPQRHTTPSLSTLLQDFASSFSAERVRVRDITESLGPRSFGFILLIFALPNSLPIIGIPGVSAITGLPMLFVAVQMALKHDRVYLPRWIADSSMSTADFQSLVNKVAPWLKRIEKLMKPRIPLLTQGNAERVLGALCALQAFLLALPIPFGNLLPALSILFIALGLIENDGVCVLGGIALGVASWALLGGLAWVIMQTLFTVVERLF
- a CDS encoding TIGR02444 family protein, yielding MGAHSSSLYALYDEEILVFDTGSLWDFSLIQYAKPGVADACLTLQDKYGADVNLLLWSLWMAQRGILLDQARLDLARKHIQPWHAQTVLPLRQLRRALKAQYGTADKRIEAVRAKIKAAELAAEQQVQYSLEQLCNTWPPANGTTPATNLAIYFEDVGIAEKDWPEWYRQLALQDE
- a CDS encoding TerC family protein, with product MEWIADPGAWLGLLTLVVLEIVLGIDNLIFIAILANKLPPHQRDKARVLGLGLALGMRLLLLLGISWMVTLTEPLFSVFGHSLSGRDLILLFGGIFLLFKATLEVHERVEGKIHAPRQTKVHAAFWGVVAQIIVLDAVFSLDAVITAVGMVEHVEVMMIAVVIAMLVMIIASKALTDFVNRHPTVVMLCLGFLLMIGFSLVAEGAGFQIPKGYLYGAIAFSILIEVFNQLARSNRTRNLIGERPLRDRTAEAVLKLLGGRSNADEVGDDIAAMATPKDEEVAFDQNERTMIRSVLQLSDRPIQSLMTPRPDIVWVDAKATPAELLDILKKTPQTRLLVAREELDDLIGVVQSRDLLTAALDNQTLDLGKLALPPLAVPEGTSALKVLEMLRQETLPMAIVIDEYGSIKGLVTTGDLLAAIAGELADTYDEPLAVPIEDGWLLDGSIALEKLEELLRIQLDRGDGEYFTLAGLILEQLQHIPKIGEELSLAGYRFRIASMEGRRIHQVLAKPLADADEELPQQTLF
- a CDS encoding ATP-binding cassette domain-containing protein: MIQLQTISIQRGSKFLLENADLTIYPGQKVGLIGANGSGKSTLFQLLLGELQSDSGSVDIPRNWRRAHMAQEVGHTSRSALDYVLDGDSELRRLEAEIARLGALPDPGEQLAHLYSEMENIHAYTAPARAQQLLNGLGFAPGDDQRPVSDFSGGWRIRLNLAQALMCPSDLLLLDEPTNHLDLDATLWLEDWLKRYPGTLVIISHDRDFLDNIVDRIVCIERQKLDAYAGNYSAFERQRAEKLAQQQVNFEKQQERIAHIEDFIRRFRAKASKARQAQSRIKELERMEKIAPAHVDSPFSFTFDCADKMSIPLVHIARGEIGYGDTTVLHRVELSIIPETRIGLLGPNGAGKSSLIKTLAGSLPLLAGDRTNGEHFKLGYFAQHQLEALDLNASPALHLQRIAPKAREQEIRDFLGSFDFHGERAFEPITHFSGGEKARLALALIAWEKPNVLLLDEPTNHLDLEMRQALTMALQDFEGAVIVVSHDRHLLRNTVDEFWLVADGRVEEFDGDLEDYYRWLGQQRANVPEAEKPTTEPRLDKKAQRQQSAAQRAQLKPLANKLKNLEAQLEKLQKRLGDIESLLGDTSIYDDKNKATLQELLAEQSQLTAQLQETEENWLLISEELEAANG
- a CDS encoding DUF2157 domain-containing protein, with the translated sequence MLNSPSHQTQDHGSKSQAQARADQIRAFRAESDLLAQAGLLSLTEENRQHINTYHQQVLDDLRRHQDVDLSEGARHLSLGMQIVSFLGASALATSLFFLFYQYWGYFSTTQQVVLLTLAPLLSFGLALATRRFDTSGYYAKLIGLISFAALVLQINMLGSIFNMAPSPNAFALFAIYGFLLAYLLQVRLLLAAAMASTFAFIGAHLGTWMGGYWIYFGEKPEHFFLPALLLFAVPLVFTQHRYHGFASIYQILSSIAFFIAVLILANWGGASYLPWERKPIEGFYQVIGFGFAALLILYGLRAGRPYLMLTGNVFFALFLFTKFFDWWWDWLPKYLFFLLIGLTAILAMMVFNRLRKLQQGGHLS
- a CDS encoding phytanoyl-CoA dioxygenase family protein; the encoded protein is MWNKLQRWFKAGSSARQLLSDEQMDSWSRNGFLVLKGFFTPQDINVFEDEVAQLIQERAQAAGEVVIDVLDGPLTGKRIKLRDAPQEAIDHTHKINDLYLVSDNCRSLNLHHRLVAVLNDVLGAVPVVVNSLSFTKGSQQPHHFDTYYMPPPVEGRMVVSSICLEKQTLEAGPLSYYPGSHLIPPYRFSHGGLAAVNDELPDARRYIQAQLAERGLTPDIFVGDIGDVFIWHGQLYHGGSAIADHNRTRRTLVTHYWASEDLPIWRQVKLNTGGAYLSRDHQPIPQ